Proteins co-encoded in one Armatimonadota bacterium genomic window:
- a CDS encoding AtpZ/AtpI family protein, which produces MNGSNFRWAKTMAQVSSIALLILVSTGIGLGLGYWLDGKLGTTPWLAFVLTIVGLAAGLYEAVKILIEATENEGD; this is translated from the coding sequence ATGAATGGGTCCAACTTTCGATGGGCAAAAACAATGGCTCAGGTAAGCAGCATAGCGCTGCTTATCCTTGTTTCCACGGGTATTGGACTCGGCCTTGGTTACTGGCTCGATGGCAAGCTCGGCACTACGCCGTGGCTTGCTTTTGTTTTAACTATCGTCGGGCTGGCGGCGGGGCTATATGAGGCGGTCAAGATTTTGATCGAGGCAACCGAAAATGAAGGAGATTGA